A segment of the Trifolium pratense cultivar HEN17-A07 linkage group LG7, ARS_RC_1.1, whole genome shotgun sequence genome:
TGCTAACGCCCCATAAAACAAAATATGTTGATTACAAGAAAGAAATGCCAATTAACTACATCCAGAATCAGCAATTAGACTATAATCACTATATGTATATTTGTAATCGGTCACCGTGATTCTGACTAACTCACCGTGAATCCAAACATACATTACATATCATCtagtaaaacaaaaaatgccAATTATAATCAAAAGCCTATACAACAGTACAATTAATAGAACAAGacacaaaatcaaacacaaacataacataacataacatctaAGAATGAAACAATTGAATTcaatatcaaaccaaaatatatagaataacaaaaaaaaaaagagagtaagtAACTGACCTAAAATGGTAACAACCAAGACCATGTTTAACACCAAGCTTAAACTGACCAACATAAGTGCTAGCATCAGAACAAGTTTGAAGACCCATACCATGACTTTGACCATTACACCATTGACCAGAAAAAGAATCACCAGTATAGAATCTATAAACACCATAACCATGTCTCATTCCTTTTCTATATTGACCCTTATAACGACTCCCTCTAGCCCAACTCTCAATTCCATAACCATCATATCTTCCATCAATCCAATCACCTTCATATCTTCCATTCACAAAGTAATTGTAAACACCACTCCCATTACTTCTTCCTTTATGAAATTCACCTTCGTAAAAATCACCATTACTGTAAAATTCAACACCTTCTCTAACACTCTTTTTcttcgttgttgttgttgtaactGTTTTTGTTGAATCACCGATGAACCATTGAACCGGTTTTGATTCTGACGATTTCGATAACCCGAACCCGACCCGTTTCACGTTAATTTCCCACCACTGCTTGAAAACTGAAATTCCGTGGTTGATTAAGCCTTTGTTCTTTGAAGCGAAGTAAAGCGCAACGGCGATGAAAATCAACGCGAGTAAGAGATTCTCTGAGGTAGGTACCTCGTCACTCCCGAGGAAGGAGaagtagaagaaaaatgaacacGCGCCGAGGAAACCGAATGAAATAACAGCGATAACCGGAGCGGTTATTCGGGTTGACCCGGTTCGGTTTTGGGGTttcttgattttctttttgttgtttttgtcgtCTTCTTCGTCGTAGTAATCGTTGATTGAAGTAAGGCTTTGAAACGATGATCGAATTGTTGGTGAAGAAGTGAGATTGAGAAGAGAGGATTGTGTTCTTGTTAGCTTTGATTGACTCTTCTGAGATGTTGTTGTTTCCAT
Coding sequences within it:
- the LOC123896864 gene encoding MORN repeat-containing protein 1-like, translated to METTTSQKSQSKLTRTQSSLLNLTSSPTIRSSFQSLTSINDYYDEEDDKNNKKKIKKPQNRTGSTRITAPVIAVISFGFLGACSFFFYFSFLGSDEVPTSENLLLALIFIAVALYFASKNKGLINHGISVFKQWWEINVKRVGFGLSKSSESKPVQWFIGDSTKTVTTTTTKKKSVREGVEFYSNGDFYEGEFHKGRSNGSGVYNYFVNGRYEGDWIDGRYDGYGIESWARGSRYKGQYRKGMRHGYGVYRFYTGDSFSGQWCNGQSHGMGLQTCSDASTYVGQFKLGVKHGLGCYHFRNGDRYAGEYFGDKIHGFGVYHFANGHCYEGAWHEGRRQGIGSYTFRNGDRRCGEWDAGNLKHPLPPLTDVVLRAIQAARKTAENAINLKRVEDQVNNAVIAANKAATAARVAAVKAVQNRMDGKFCETFV